Genomic window (Nitrospirales bacterium LBB_01):
AATCCGTTTTTCGTGCCTTTCGTGTTTTTCGTGGTTAATATCTTTAGTTTTTTTGCTATAATATAGAAGATGTACAGATAAAAAACTTTAAGGGAGGTACTCAATTATGATGAGAACATCTAATCCTGCCCTGAGGGCTAATTCTCTTACGCGATATAGAAGTATATCGGGATATTCCGAGACAATGACTATTCAAGGGGCGGTGAATAAATCACTTCTTCTGATATTTATTTTAACTTTAGCAGCAGTGTGGATGTGGAACCGGTTCTTTACGGAGGGACCTCAGGTTGTAATGCCATTTGTCATACTGGGAGCGATAGGTGGTTTAATTACCGCTATAATCACAATCTTTAAAAACAATTTTGCTACCGTAACTGCGCCTCTTTATGCACTTTTTGAGGGATTGGTTATTGGCGGCGTGTCCTCTTTAGCTGAGGCAGCATATCCTGGAATAGCCTTCCAGGCAGTGGTTTTGACAATAGGCACCCTTGTTGCTTTACTCTTTGCGTATAAGACTGGGCTTGTCAGAGCTACACAAAAGTTTAAGTCCGGTGTGATAGCAGCCACAGGCGGCGTTTGTTTGATTTATATGACCTCTATGATTTTAGGGCTATTCCACATCCAGATACCGTTTCTGTTTAGCGGCGTTATTGGATTAGGTTTTAGCGTTGTGGTAACAGCAATAGCAGCTTTAAATCTGGTGCTGGATTTTGATCTGATAGAGCAATCTGCAGCAGCACACGCTCCTAAGTTTATGGAGTGGTACGGTGCGTTTGCGCTTTTAGTTACGCTGGTTTGGCTGTATCTTGAAATCTTACGTCTGCTTCAAATACTTAGAAGTATTGGGGACGATTAGGCAGCTAAAGATGATAAAATATCTTTTAGCAGCCGCACTTTATCTGCGGTGAATTTTGTATCCTTGTAAAATATCTGTTGAAACTCCATAACGAATCTCATAGCGTGAGTTTTTAGCTGTTTATCGTCTATAGATGAGACGAATTCCTGAAGTCCCTCGCTCTCTTTTTTCACAAAACCCCGCCTGTTTAGTCTTAAATAGAACTCAGATATCAGCCTTGCCTCAACTGTAGTTTTCTTTATGAGCAAAAGGTAAGCAGCAAAGAAAACTATCGGTAAAAGCGCTAAATAAAGGAAAAACCAGCCCGGATGGATTTCCTTTATTTTAAGGTTAAAGACTGGTTTTTCTATGGCAATTCTCAGCTTGTTAAATATGCTTAGCTGCTTGTCAAAATTATAGTTGATAACAAGAGAGTTCCAGTAGTAGTTGATGCTGTCGGCAAGCAGCCGGTATGCAGAAAACTCGGCTTTTTCTGCTAAAAGCGGATTTACGCTAAGAGGCGGTGTTGGGTCGTATCTTACCCATCCCTTACCATTAATATATGCCTCCACCCAGACATGGGCATTTTTTTGGAGCACTATGTAGTATTTGCCAACATTATTATACATTCCGCCCCTGTAACCTCCTATTACATTAGCTGGAATCCCAGCCGCTCTTAGCATAAGCGCCATAGCCGAGGCAAAGTATTCGCAGTTGCCACTTCTTTTCTTAAACAGGAAATCCGAAAGGGGAGTGTCTGTGGCCGGAAGTTTATCCAGAGAATATGTGAAAAGCCCTGAGTGCAGATACCTATAGACAGTCTTAATCGCATCATCTGTGCTGCGGCCATCTGTTAAGGATTTTGAAAGTGATGTAATTTGCTCTGGCACCCCATCAGGCAGCTGAAGGTATCTGTTTAAATTGTCCGGCACTGAGCGAGTATTGCTGTTTTGCGGGACTGTGACTTTTGAAATGACATCGTATCGTATCATGGTCTTAACGGAATCCCTGACAGAGACGGTAAAATCCGTTGAAATTCTTGCCCCCCTGTAGGTTACCGATACCGGTCTGTCCAGTGTAAAGAGAAACTTGTTATCGTAAGGCTGTAGGTAAATAGTCTGAAGGACTGTCTTGCCCCCTTGAAGCGTGTCTTTATTTTCAGGCTTTTCATATTCTCTGAGGTTTGATTTCCATGTAGTGCCGTCAAAGTGATCAAGCACTATGCCGCGCCAGTACAGATGTTCCTCTTCAACCGGCTCCATGCTTGCCCGAAACACAGGGCTAACATCAAGCTGAATGCTTGACACACTGCCAAGAGCAATGCTGTCGGAAAACCCTGATTTTCCAACATGCCCGTGGTTTAGAAATCTGAGGAACTGGTAATTTGTTCTGGGAAGAATCATAAATATAGCCACAGTAAGAGGGATTGAGGCAAGCGGTATAAGTATGGCACGTTTTATAATTTTTAAAAAAGCCGCTCTCTCTATAATTAGCTCCG
Coding sequences:
- a CDS encoding Bax inhibitor-1/YccA family protein, yielding MRTSNPALRANSLTRYRSISGYSETMTIQGAVNKSLLLIFILTLAAVWMWNRFFTEGPQVVMPFVILGAIGGLITAIITIFKNNFATVTAPLYALFEGLVIGGVSSLAEAAYPGIAFQAVVLTIGTLVALLFAYKTGLVRATQKFKSGVIAATGGVCLIYMTSMILGLFHIQIPFLFSGVIGLGFSVVVTAIAALNLVLDFDLIEQSAAAHAPKFMEWYGAFALLVTLVWLYLEILRLLQILRSIGDD
- a CDS encoding DUF3488 domain-containing transglutaminase family protein, which encodes MTFEALFKPHIRIESAVKITAYTIALIAFFSVFTHISPIFPAAFIALLALSFYFDFKKPVHISRLVINLISILVIAVSVYRVMTEDIVEPSVEALIILLAMKFLEAKKFRDYMQIYLISVFVLMGSALLSIDFTFFLFFVILFFLIAESIVLLTYHTEAPELIIERAAFLKIIKRAILIPLASIPLTVAIFMILPRTNYQFLRFLNHGHVGKSGFSDSIALGSVSSIQLDVSPVFRASMEPVEEEHLYWRGIVLDHFDGTTWKSNLREYEKPENKDTLQGGKTVLQTIYLQPYDNKFLFTLDRPVSVTYRGARISTDFTVSVRDSVKTMIRYDVISKVTVPQNSNTRSVPDNLNRYLQLPDGVPEQITSLSKSLTDGRSTDDAIKTVYRYLHSGLFTYSLDKLPATDTPLSDFLFKKRSGNCEYFASAMALMLRAAGIPANVIGGYRGGMYNNVGKYYIVLQKNAHVWVEAYINGKGWVRYDPTPPLSVNPLLAEKAEFSAYRLLADSINYYWNSLVINYNFDKQLSIFNKLRIAIEKPVFNLKIKEIHPGWFFLYLALLPIVFFAAYLLLIKKTTVEARLISEFYLRLNRRGFVKKESEGLQEFVSSIDDKQLKTHAMRFVMEFQQIFYKDTKFTADKVRLLKDILSSLAA